The Panicum hallii strain FIL2 chromosome 9, PHallii_v3.1, whole genome shotgun sequence genome has a window encoding:
- the LOC112872763 gene encoding uncharacterized protein LOC112872763 translates to MTKFKSFAENQLDGQHRDDDMGTLFDMMIPTLDAPETVPLPPAAAAPNHSGSTSQHSSDDQDPSTADLGVDLPAAGGASPSDQDWGLDGVCQWSSMSRIC, encoded by the coding sequence ATGACGAAGTTCAAATCATTTGCAGAGAACCAATTGGACGGCCAGCATAGGGATGACGACATGGGTACGCTGTTCGACATGATGATCCCGACCCTCGACGCGCCGGAGACCGTGCCGCTGCCTCCGGCGGCAGCTGCGCCCAACCACTCCGGCTCGACCTCGCAGCACAGCAGCGACGACCAGGACCCGTCCACCGCCGACCTCGGCGTGGACctgccggccgccggcggcgcgagCCCGTCGGACCAGGACTGGGGCCTCGACGGCGTCTGCCAGTGGAGCAGCATGTCCAGGATCTGCTGA
- the LOC112872764 gene encoding transcription factor MYB101-like — protein MERSPGAALTSSPEEEEEKAADGHGEEAVEQEDEAAAPVVLKKGPWTTAEDAMLVDHVRRHGEGNWNAVQRLTGLLRCGKSCRLRWTNHLRPNLKKGSFSPDEEILIAQLHAQLGNKWARMAAHLPGRTDNEIKNYWNTRTKRRQRAGLPVYPPEVQLQLALSKRCRYDDFSPLASPQLPGAVNVQALDATSAGYTSSRPAPLDLARQLAATSQTVQFLSPQPFSAPSSPWAKPFARNAQYFQFAHSSPVSPSTPTGPLHPVTPDLSLGYGVRSTDQSRLAPLSPSPVPRVELPSNQFGQAMPPTSAAAAGLGGAALSDHQHQNAASLEKMLQELHDAIKVDPSALAPANGDAARPGGGGGAVLERHGGRGE, from the exons ATGGAGAGGAGTCCCGGCGCGGCGCTGACATCGTCacccgaggaggaggaggagaaggcggcgGACGGCCATGGCGAGGAGGCCGTGGAGCAGGAGGACGAGGCGGCTGCGCCGGTGGTGCTGAAGAAGGGGCCCTGGACCACGGCGGAGGACGCCATGCTCGTGGACCACGTCCGGCGCCACGGCGAGGGGAACTGGAACGCTGTGCAGAGGCTCACCGGCCTGCTGCGCTGCGGCAAGAGCTGCCGCCTCCGCTGGACCAACCACCTCCGCCCCAACCTCAAGAAGGGCTCCTTCTCCCCCGACGAGGAGATCCTCATCGCCCAGCTCCACGCGCAGCTCGGCAACAAGTGGGCGCGCATGGCCGCGCAT CTGCCGGGGAGGACGGACAACGAGATCAAGAACTACTGGAACACGAGGACCAAGCGCCGCCAGCGCGCCGGCCTGCCCGTATACCCGCCGGAGGTGCAGCTCCAGCTCGCGCTCTCCAAGCGCTGCCGCTACGACGACTTCTCGCCGCTGGCGTCCCCGCAGCTGCCGGGGGCGGTCAATGTCCAGGCGCTCGACGCCACCTCGGCCGGGTACACCAGCTCCCGGCCGGCGCCGCTCGACCTGGCTCGCCAGCTCGCCGCGACAAGCCAGACAGTGCAGttcctctccccgcagcccttCTCGGCGCCGTCGTCCCCGTGGGCGAAGCCGTTCGCGCGGAACGCGCAGTACTTCCAGTTCGCGCACTCGTCGCCCGTGTCCCCGTCCACGCCGACCGGGCCGCTGCACCCGGTCACGCCAGACCTCTCCCTCGGCTACGGCGTGCGCAGCACCGACCAGAGCAGGCTCGCGCCGCTCTCGCCGTCCCCTGTCCCCAGAGTGGAGCTCCCTTCAAACCAATTCGGCCAGGCGATGCCGCCgacctcggccgccgccgccggcttaGGCGGCGCAGCGCTGTCGGATCATCAGCATCAGAACGCGGCGAGCCTGGAGAAGATGCTGCAGGAGCTGCACGACGCTATCAAGGTCGATCCCTCGGCGCTGGCCCCGGCGAACGGAGACGCCGCgcgccccggcggcggcggcggcgctgttctGGAGCGGCATGGTGGCAGAGGTGAGTAG
- the LOC112878270 gene encoding uncharacterized protein LOC112878270 → MNAKSMAVVPVKEEVNHQIVSNEEEEEEDIEALAEPPDWLPDGWIMEVYREEDGTINRYYTSPISDYTFNMKSEVLEYLFSQADERILESKESGAGNSFQKEHEWLPKGWVMEVRAGGEKMDKMYKFYVYPKTGVRLLSKHDVVLYINEEKVSKCDTNGQCNTSSNDNLLAIVEFHPSGLPKGWVKELVFRKTKEGLIRRDPYYTDSASSYTFRTLKSALCFVETGKVSKRAFIQRISVHDLYSFDNPADLHESLRSRLIISDARSSRSRGAPQIEYGQIMNSSQDGDTSGSDSPYEPEEENIRSRKAKGKEATNSRTTNRPTIRPPQLRIKEEVTDNQDAF, encoded by the exons ATGAATGCCAAGTCCATGGCTGTTGTACCAGTTAAGGAGGAGGTAAATCATCAGATTGTTTCgaatgaggaggaggaggaggaagatatTGAAGCTTTAGCGGAGCCACCAGATTGGCTCCCTGATGGATGGATAATGGAAGTCTATCGTGAGGAAGATGGCACCATTAACCGG TATTACACTTCTCCTATATCGGATTACACATTCAACATGAAGTCAGAGGTATTGGAGTATCTCTTTTCTCAGGCAGATGAGCGTATACTGGAATCAAAGGAAAGTGGTGCAGGAAACAGCTTCCAG AAAGAACATGAATGGCTTCCAAAGGGGTGGGTGATGGAGGTCAGAGCCGGTGGGGAGAAGATGGACAAGATGTACAAG TTTTATGTTTACCCAAAGACTGGAGTGCGACTGCTATCCAAACACGATGTTGTTCTATATATCAATGAGGAAAAGGTCTCCAAGTGTGATACAAATGGACAATGTAACACAAGTTCTAATGATAAT CTACTTGCAATAGTGGAGTTTCACCCAAGTGGATTGCCAAAAGGATGGGTAAAGGAGCTAGTATTTAGAAAGACAAAGGAAGGACTTATCAGGAGAGATCCG TATTACACGGATTCTGCTAGCTCCTACACATTTCGTACTCTAAAATCAGCATTATGCTTTGTAGAAACTGGAAAAGTATCCAAGCGTGCTTTTATTCAAAGGATAAGTGTTCATGACCTGTACTCTTTTGACAATCCTGCAGATTTG CATGAAAGTTTGCGCAGTAGACTGATAATAAGTGATGCAAGATCATCCCGATCTAGAGGAGCACCACAGATAGAGTATGGCCAAATTATGAACAGCT CACAAGATGGTGACACCTCTGGCTCAGATTCGCCATATGAGCCGGAAGAAGAAAACATCAGAAGCAGGAAGGCTAAAGGCAAAGAAGCAACCAACTCAAGGACTACCAATCGTCCAACAATAAGGCCCCCGCAATTGAGGATTAAGGAGGAGGTGACAGACAATCAGGATGCATTCTAA